The segment TCCCAGTGTAAAGAGAGTAAGTTGTGTAACAACTTCCTTCTTCGTTTATTTCTTTCAGTAATCTTTGGAAGTGACCTTTTCTGCAGCCACTTTTccccttttaaaattcattcatgtgatttGGGCTTTGTTagtttggccaacatttattgcccattgctaggttcctttgagaaggtgatgagttACCTCCTTAAATCCTGTAGCCCATTTGATGTAGGTAGTCCCTACAATGCTATGAGGAAGGGATGCCAAGGTTTTAACTTCATGACACTGAAGCCATGGTCATGCTTCCATCTCAGGATGGGAAtggctggagaggaacttgcagtagCTGTGTTCCCATGTCTTTGCTTCTCTTGTCACTCTGAGTGGTAATggttataggtttggaaggtgttgtctaaggagttTTTGTGAATTTTTccagtgtaccttgtagatggtacacactgctactactgaggtTTGgtagtagagggagtgaatggtcaaaatccacaaacaatcGAGCTGGCTGATTGCAGCAATCATCCGGGCAAGTGTcaagtattctgtcacactcctgacttgggccttgttgatggtggacagtctttgggcATCAGGAGGCGAGTTATATGCTActgaatttctagcctctgacctgcacttgtacAACAGTATTTTTCTGGCTAGTCCAAGTCAATTCCTGGTCATGGTAACTTTaagaatgttgataatggaggattcagcaatggtaatgtttTTGAATATCATCCACAAGGGAAATGGTTAACTTCTCTCTTactggtcattgcttggcacttgcgcagcataaatgttacttgccatttgtcagtcgAGACCTAGATATtgtctacatcttgttatcttcgTACATGGACTGCTTTGATAACTGAGGAATATGAATAATGCTGAGTGAACACTGCCACTTCTGATCTTGTCGGGaatgttattgatgaagcagtaaATGATGGCTTGGTTGAGGATACTATTCTGAGGAGATTCCGCAGTCATATCTTGGAGCTGATAGGTGTAACCTCCAGAAATATCGGCCCttgtgtcaggcatgactccaactaGTGCAGAGCTTTCTGCCAATTTCCCTTGACTAGAAGTTTGCCAGGACtccactcagtcaaatgcagcattGATGTCTACTGCAGTCACTCTCCCCTCatctcaggaattcagctgttttgtccatgtttgaaccaaggctgcaatgagatcaggagctgaatggccctggcggaacccaaactgggcttcaGTGAGCAGACTATTgatgagcaggtgctgctcgatggGACTGTTGGTGACACGTTCCATCTCTGCTCTTGATCGAGAGTAGCATGATGGGTTGGTATTTGGCAGGGTTTGATTTGTCTTGCTTGTTTTGTATTTGGCACAGCTGGGCAAATTTCCATATTACTGGCATCTGCCTGAGATTGTAACTGTATTGAAAGAGCTTGGCTTGGGATGTGCCAAGTGTTGGAGCGTAAGTCTTCCTGATTGTTACCAGGGCTCATTGCATTTAgaatatccagtgcctccagccatttcttgatatcacatggagtaaactgaattggctgaaggctgacGTTTGTTATGCTGAGGACCTCTGGAagagccaagatggatcatccgatcggcacttctggctgaaagtaGTTGAATGCTTAAGCCTTTAGCACTACTGAGCTGGGCTTCCACATCACTGGGAGTATTTGTGCAGTCTCCTCCACTTGCGAATTGTTTGATTATCCGCCACCATTCATGATTCGATGTGGTAGGTCTGCCAAATTTAAATCTGATCCGTTCGTTGAGCAATTGCGTATCTCTGactgtcagtttctgcttgtgCTGTTCGGTAAGTAAATTATCTTGTTTTGCAGCTTCAATACATTCACACCTCATTTTTGGTTTTGCCCAATGCTGCCCCCAGCATACATTCCTGCACTCTTCACTGAACGAGTGCTGATCCATTGGCTTGATGATATGGTAGATGGGGGAAATGCCAGGGAATGATGTTGGAAATTGTGTTGGAGTGCCAGTCTACTGCTGAGTTTCACTTAAAAAGTCATTCCCAACCTGCCACCAGCCTCACTGTCGCGTGGGGATCGATTCAGTTAAGATTTGACCGCAGATCTCTGTCATAAGAAGGTTCAGTGCAATATTTCTCCTACTTCATGGCATTAAGAGTGAAGGGTCGTTGTGGGGATTTGAAATTTTTACGCCACCTTGTAAAATAACTAACATTGAACTACATCtcttctttgtaaaaaaaaaactgactggTTTATGATTGGTGTCATTCTTCAGTTGGATACTATGAAATGTGACCAACAGAAATTAGATGGGGTTTTCACTGTtcggagctgaatggccctggcggaacccaaactgggcttcaGTGAGCAGACTATTgatgagcaggtgctgctcgatggGACTGTTGGTGACACGTTCCATCTCTCTGCTCTTGATCAAGAGTAGCATGATGGGTTGGTAGTGTTCCTTTATTTTTAGTAGCAGAAAAGATATTACATATATATGACAAACTGTAAAGCAGAAGATGAATTAATTAAGACCAGGTTCTGCACTTCTAGAAGCATGCTTGGTTTAAAGCACTCTTCGCTGAATAAAATACTAAAAAAAATTTACGCTGGTTAACTTTGAGTAACTTAGCTTCACCACCGATGAAGTTGGAATCTCCAACAGGAAAATCAAAGTGACATTTAGACCAAAGTCCATGTTTGTATTTCTCCCATAAATTCCTCAACGGTTGCTTCAGATATCAAACACAGTTTGTTTCATTGAATCCAATTTCCCACTCTTTCAGACATTGTCTCAACCTTTGCCTTGGCTAATGCATACTGAAATAAGAAACAAGAAGAGCTGGGCATACtcgagtctggcagcatttgtggaaagaaaaacagtgttaatgaaCCCACTTGAGATCGTCTGAATTCAGTACGCACTGACACTGTTTCTCTTCCCTGTCTCCTCTACCTCACTACACATCCCTGACTTCTGCTTTTGTCTCCTCGGCTTAAGCTGGTGTTCCCTGTCTTCAGGTCCTATCCAAGAACAGCAAGACTTGGGAATTTACTGTAGGGAAGTGGCTGCACCATtgattttgcaaaacactttctAAAAAGGCTACAGTTTTTAAGTTTGCAAGCACGTTGTATTTTTGGTTACCTGCCAGAGACTGCTCCTGCAGAGAATTGTAGGCAGGTTAAAGCTGACCTTGCAATAAATTTTGTTTGTGCACAACTTTTTTCATGGATCTAGTGTTTATTTTGCTAACTATTGAACTACCTTCCAACTTGCTCATTAATGTGGGTTTTTCGGCCACTCATTGGCGGCAAAGGTTAACCAAAACTGAATTGAGAGACTGCCAATAATATGCATCAAGTTAAAATGTCCTGCTGTTAGATTTTTAAGCATCGTCGCAATTTCAGGTTGTAAAAACAATTAGATAATTACATTTTTGTGTTAATGACTTggttttgtttatatttcagcTTTGATTTTACATAATAATCCAAGTGAATCTAGCCATTGCCCATAAAATTCTCAACAATGGCAATATGGCCTGTGTAATTCATGTAACTGTCTAATTTCTTCaatctctgtgtttaaaaaaagaaattcacCCAGGAGGAGCAACAAATTTCCAAGGATATTTCaagctttccttttctttttttttccttctccccttctctttctccttttcctcTTTTTCTCCTTTTGCTTGTCTCTGCTTGAAGAACTTTTTTCATCATTAGTTTATTTTTCAATTGTTCAAATATTTCTCTGTCGTAACAACCAGAGAGTTTTAATTGATTCACAAATAGAAATTTACTGTTGTTGAGCCTTGCATTAAAAAGCATAAGAATTAATTTGTAAAGGCCTTGATCCATCTGTGTAATTTATTGATACAATACCATATGAAATGTCTCCTTTGTCTCCTGCCCTTAAACAGATTTTTCAATACGTGAATCTGTTCCAAACTCTATTTGTGGGTCCACTGCAGTTACCTATTGGAAAAATCAATTTTGTTCAAAAGTTCTGTCTGAAATACAGGAAGTACTGGCTGTTTAACTGCATTCCAATCTTTTTACAAAAGGAACTGCTGCAATTCATTACAGATTAGATGTTTTTACCTTATTCTTGACTCATTACCTCCTTACAAACAACATTTGGTTAAAATTAACAATGGTCAAGTTGTATTTTTACTTATATCTGCAGATTTTATGTTACTTTAATGCAGTAAAGGAAGATGCTTTGTACTGAAAAATGTTCAAAATGTTGTGAATCTGTTTAATGAGAATTATTTTTTCCCCAGAATGAATTTTGGAAGAGCTACATTAAGGATCAGAATGAAAATCAAGGAAATGTCTCTGGCGTCAGTATGGAATCAGTGTATCTTGTGGCTCCTCTAATGGCAGGACTTCTCCTAATTATTATTGTACTCTTTGCTATCTGGAGGTGCCAGGTGAGAAAGGCAAATAACCGGCAGAATGCTTATGCCCAGTCGCACAACCAAGCAAACCAACCTGCCAGAAATGTATCAGTAGTTGTGTTTGGTTACAATGATAATCCTCTCAGTCCATTTGACCGAGTACGTATGCAGCAATCGGAGGTTATGACTACTGATTACTCCAATGGGAGTAGTCCCCCTGGAGGACCATCCACACACTTAAATTCAGATCAACCTCCAACTTACAGTGAAGCAATTGGGCAGGCTGATAATATAAGAATTAATGATGATACACAACATAGTGAGGATCCTCCAAAATATGAAGAAATCATAACTCCTCCCAAACATAGTTAAGAATGTCCCAGGTTGTTAGGGATGGTAGATGAAGatgattttgaaaagaaaattaataattAAAAGATAAGATATTCGCTTCAATATTTTCATTGTTTTACAAGTAACTGCTTCAAATTTTGTGATTATAACTCATTTTTAACAGTGGAGCTTTGTTACTGAACTTAATTAGATATAAAACTTAGCTTTGAAAAGTTAGAAGAAAAGGGAATATGATTCCTGTTAGGTCCAGGTTAAGTAGTttgcattttgtatttttgttacgAAGGTTTGGGGATAAATGAAATCATCTGCCTAGACGCAcacatttacttttttttatattgAATATGTTTCTGGTTAGTAAGAGTGCTTATTGAGTGCAGTGAaataatcagtttttttttaaagtaggtAATACTTCTCAGAACAGGAAAAGAATGATTGTAAAAATTCTGGTTGACttgtcatttttctttttatattcaaACATGTTTTGGATTGCAAGAATCAACTCCAATCCTTACTATTCTGTTTCGTCATTACTCATCAACCATGTACAGTTAGAAATTAATTGGGAACACTGTCAAGAAAGGAAGAAGGATTCTTTCAGTACTCCAACATTAgtttattacactgagataaatTTTTAGACAACAGTGGTTTAGCTTAGAATTTGTGGAGTTGAGGTTTACCGATTGGTAATAACTAATGAAATACTAATTCCCCAGCTGCTGTATTTTGGAGTAGGCATCGGGATTTTGATGTGCAGGTTTGCTGATGTGTTGAATTGGATGAGCCATGAAATATCTGTCCCACCTTTCACATCAACCTCACTCAAACAAAATAGTACACGTTCCAAAACTGACTTTTTGTCATGCTGGGGAGAAATATCAGATTTTAAGCATTGAATTACCACCTGACTTTTTTTTACAACATGCATCAGAAAATAATTTATGTAAGTAAATGGCAACTCATCTGAACAGTTTAATTGGTTGTTTTTCTGGTTCTGCATTTTATCTGCCAACATTTTCTCTTGATTTATTGTCTTTATTCAGTAGTAGATGTACTTTGCTGTACAGTTTCTTGGACAATCACACCATAAGCACTGTATGTGTTAATTGTTAAATACGAATATGTTATTGAAAAATCTCAACTTTTGTTAATTATTAATGCATACCAAAAGAATTGAGCCTTGTCAACCGAGGTTTTGATTCCTATCTTCCCTCTACACCATCACAAAAACTAAGCAAGTCCTGCAAAGTTCTGGAAATGAATTAACAAACTGACTCTTGTTATTTTAAACATAGAATGTACAGATCAGTTTTCTCAGCTCATATTAAATACTTGGACCAGGTGAAATTGATCTGCTATTGAGTTAAAGCTCTGACCAGATGATTCAAACCACATTACAGAATTACCCATATTCAATTTTCCTCAGGTTCAACTAAAATGCAAGCTAATTTTAGTTCTTACTGACAAACTTGTTTTAATTGTATGTGGCAAAAATGGTGCACACATTTGGCACCAGAGAATAATGTATTTTTGAGTTTTCCAAATGTATAAACATAAGGAAATTGTGTGCAAGTGAGCTAAATGCCCAGGATATGTATTAAATTATGTTTGGGTGTCATGTACGTATTGAAGTGCAAGTTTTCATGAAATGTAAATGATGTCTGGTGTGCAGTAATTTACAAAAAGTGCCATTATTGTTGAACATCTCAGGAAACAGCAATTAAAACTGCACATGGGTGTGGTCCAAAGCATTTGCCTTCAATACTTGTGTGTAATAATACCCAGTATGCAAGTAAAGTGTCCTCACAAATTGTAACATTCAGTAGTACTCGACATTCACAATACTATTATGTACCGGAAACTAGCTTCAAAAATAACTTGTTTCCAGAATACCAATTACGTGATGCGATTGCAATTTTTTTCAATGTACCGTGCAAAAGATAAAGGATAGAAACAATGTAGGACAATTGCTCAGGAACTTTCCTTCTCTGCAAAACAACATTAATCTTGTGTAGTTTGTATTACATTGCTTGTTAACTAAGGAACATAGTTAAGTAGTTTTAGATGTCGCACTCAGAAATGTGATCTTTTTgcacatttttttaaatcaaggacAGTTGCTTTCTGTTAAAGGTGAAGTAATGACTAACAGGTGCCTGGAAGTGGGTGACGAGGTTAACAAAGCTGTCAGTATGTGGCTCACATTATCTTAACTGAACATCACCACTGTAGTCAATACTCTCTGAAGTCTCAATCTTCATTTTATGAAAGGAGGTAGTGCAGATTATGGAATTGACTCTATCTGCAGCCTGATTTATTAGATCTTAAATTGTTGAAATTTTGGAATGTGTATACGTTACTATATTTTCATATTACATTCTGATTCAATGTTAATGTGCGCTAAGTCATTCAGATATTTTGAGAAATACAAACAACGTGGTTTCAAAATGATCATGCAAAGGAATCATAAGTACTATTCTATTTTCTATTGTATTAATTTCTTTATTGTATAATGAATTTGAAAGAAACATTATAAACATGTCAATTCTAAATCTTGGACATTTTCCTATAATATGCTAATGCACTAATTAACAAAAACACTTCGTAATACACCAAGAAAGCAATGATTCAGAATATTTAATGCCTTAATTTTATAGCACAGAGATGCTTCTATACCCTTTAGAAGAAAGTATTGTGTAGAACAATCTTTGTTTTCCTATAAAATGCATAAATAAAATTATATTGAAATTTATTCCATATGGTGTCATTTTTTATGGATGTTTATTCTAGTGGCTACTATGGAGAATAAAATGTCACTTTAACACCAACAGTTGGGTTTATTTTTATAGTCCATGGAAAATGTTTATCAATTGTCAGCTGAGAAAATATTTTATAAAGCATATTTGATTTCATTACACCTGATGGATTTAAGAGACATTGCTCAAAAGTGTTATAATGAATCACTATCTCAGGCGACCAATAATTTAAAATTCCCATGAACAAACACTTTTACATAGTTCAATGAATTGCCCTCTGCCAAACCTCCTCCTTTCCATCCCACAACTAGATAAATGAGATGTGATCATTTATGTTGCTTCCACAGTTGCAACTACCATATCTAGAAATACTTAGCACTTCTCATGAATTTACTCTAGATACCAGTtgttattaaaaagaaaatatagCAAGTATATTCATTTCTCACATTGTAACTAATCCATAagttacattttcatttttttcgCTGTTTGTTTCCATTCATGGTATCTTAGAGGTACTTGATGtgttcaggaacaaaatcaaagttgctggaaaagctcagcaggtccggcaacaaatgtggaggagaaaacagagttaacgtttcaggtccagtgacccttcagttctgaggaagggtcaccggacctgaaaagttaactctgtttcctcctccacagatgctgccagacctgctgagcttttccagcaactttgattttgttcctgatttacagcatctgcatttcttttggctGTTACTTGATGTGTtcagtgtttttaaaaacaaaaatccgCAAATAATTCACTTATTATTTGCAGCCTGTAACGTATTGATTCACAAAAAATCTTCCAACAATGTGTTTCCTCCAATATGTTGTTTAGAATGCTTTTGGAATAATTTTATCAAGAAAGTTTGTCACAAGTGGCAAGCTGGAAAGCAAAATGCCTGCATCATAGAAGGGATAAATTGTATCATCAGTTGAGACTTTCCAAAGTGAAGCATCACAATGTTCATAACAAAAGCTTGTGTGCAGGGAAGTTTGAAATTAATCTTTTTTAGAAAGGCTGTTTGTTAGACCTGTTCCATGGTGTTGCTTCTTTATGTTGTCTTAATACATTTGCCAATTCTTGTGCTTAAGTACAATGGAGTAAAAGATGCAGCACAGAGGCAAAGTAGTTTCTAAAGTAGACATTCAGTGTTCATTCTAAAATCATCCCAGGTCCATTGACAGATATTTGTTTAAAATCATGGCCTGTGACAATACAATGACTTTAGGGtatattttgttcctttttttgtgaagaaaggttgagagagtagACAAAAAAATCTGTTCTCAGCTAATAAAATAAACAGCCTGTGAGACCTTGGGCtttctttttaaagttggaacaatagaagcagcgtGAAGGGGAGGTAAAGATCCaattacagctaaaagcttgtGTTCTTTTCCTGTTGCTGGAATTGCATTTGAGAGAATCTATTTCactaaatttgcctttgccaagcaTGTGTTTATAAGTTGCTGTTTGGTAGTGAAATAATCtactattctgttaagtttttgaagagagttgttattccaatgcTTCTCTCCTTTTGTACTTTAActatagtgtaagaataaagtgttttgcttcccaagcctggtagtttgaccaatcaaattatatCCAAAACACAACATTTATACTTGcccttaaaaaaaagaaaaaaaaattatagtcTATGCTATCTTAATACATTTTGAAAGGGTTTAGCCCATAGAGACTTTATTAATTCCCCTCAAGCATAGATGAAAATGCCCActtgttcaaaatccaaactctaaactAAATGATAGATATATAAAAAATAAAAGGGacatgagcttagggcttggatcggtacctgggagtatgatgttattactattactgagacttggttgagggaagggcatgattggcaactagttgtcccaggatatcgatgcttcaggcgggatagagagggaggtaaaaggggtggaggagttgcaatactggtcaaagataTCACagcagtactgaaggagggccccatggaggactcaagcagtgaggcaatatgggtggaactcagaaataggaaggatgcagtaacaatgctggggctgtactacagacCTCCCAAAGGCGaacatgagatagaggtacaaatatgtaaacagattatggaaaggtgtaagagcaacagggtggtggtgatggcagATTTTAACCTTCCCAACACTGATGGGGATTCATTCAGTGTTAGGGGTcgagatggagcagaattcgtaaggagcGTCCatgagggttttctagagcagtatgtatgtcgtccaactcgggaaggggccatactggacctggtgttggggaatgagcccggccaggtggttgaagtttcagtaaggGATTACTTGGGGAATAGCAATCATAATTCCGTAatttttacaatactcatggacaaagatgagagtggtcctaaaggaagagttctaagcTGGGAGAAGGCCAACTATATCAAAATTAGgtaggatctggggaatgtagattgggagaaactattTGAAGGTagatccacatttgatatgtggaaggcttttaaaggaggttgattagcgtgcaggagagacatgttcctgtgaaaaggagggatagaaatggcaagattagggaatcatggatgacaggtgaatatgtgagactagctaagggaaaaaaggaagcatatgtaaggtcttGGCAattgaagacagacgaagctctGGAAGAATACCGGGAATGTAGggccaatctgaaacgaggaattaagaggggacatgagatattgttagcaaacatagttaaggaaaatcccaaagccttttattcatatataaaagGAGCaacagggtaactagagaaaggatgggcccacttaaggacaaagaaggaaagttatgcactgagtcagagaaaatgggtgacattcttaacgagtactttgcatcggtgttcaccaaggagagggacatgacagatgttgaggttagggatagatgtttgcttactctaggtcatgtcggcataaggagggagaaAGTGTTAGgcatcctaaaagacattaaggtggacaagcccccaggtccggatgggatctatcccaggttactgagggaagcgagagaggaaatagccggggtcttaacagatatctttgcatcatACTTAAACATGGGCGAGGTCCTGGAGGACTCaaaaattgctaatgttgtccccttgttaagaagggtagcaaggataatccaggtaattatcgactggtgaatCTGACATCattggtagggaagctgctggagaagatactgagggataggatctattcccatttggaagaaaataggcttatcaaTGATAGAcaatatggttttgtgcagggaaggtcatgtcttaccaacttaatagaattatttgaggatgtgacaaaattgattgatgagggaaacgctgtagatgtcatatacatggacttcagtaaggcgtttgataaggttccccatggcaggatgatggagaaagtgaagtcacagggtGTGCTAGCCAGacggataaaaaactggctagggaacaggagacagagagtagtagtggaagggagtgtctcaaattggagacctttgaccagtggtgttccacagggatctgtgctgggaccactgttgtttgtgatattagtatatgatttggaggaaggtgtaggtggtctgattagcaagtttgcagatgacacgaagattggtggagtagcagatagtgaaggggactgtcagagattacagcagaatatagatagactggagagttgggtagataaatggcagatggagttcaatctgggcaaatgactggtgatgcattttggaagatctaattcaagagcgaactatacagtaaatggaaaagtcctagggaaaattgatgtacagagagatctgggtgttcaggtccattgtttcctgaagatggcaatgcaggtcaataggacGGTCAAGAGGGCATCggcatgcttttcttcatcagatggggtattgagtccaagagttggcaggtcatgttacagttgtacaagactttggttcggccacatttagagtactgtgtacggttctggtcgccacattaccaaaaggatgtggatgctttggagagggtgcagaggcggttcaccaggatgttgcctggtctggtatggagggtgctaactatgaagagaggctgagtaggtgaggattattttcattcgaaagacggagattgagggggcgcctgattgaggtctacaaaatcatgaggggtatagacaaggtggacagcaagaagccttttcccagaataggggactcaattactaggggtcatgagttcaaagtaagaggaggaaaggttataggagatatgcgtggaaagttctttacgcagagggtagtgggtgcctggaacgcgttgccagcagaggtggtagatgcagacacgttagtgtcttttaagatgtatctggacaggtatatggatgagcagggagcaaagggatccagaccgttagaaaatagacgataggcttagacagaggatcttgattggtgcaggcttggagggccgaagggcctgttcctgtgctgtaatcttctttgttctttgtcaccttgcaatcaccatctccaactcccttttttaaaaaacacttttcttaaacaaaaaaagGTGGGAACAGCACTTCCCC is part of the Stegostoma tigrinum isolate sSteTig4 chromosome 12, sSteTig4.hap1, whole genome shotgun sequence genome and harbors:
- the LOC125456905 gene encoding transmembrane gamma-carboxyglutamic acid protein 1-like, translated to MQSVFLLQREANSVLRRLRRKNGFLEEIKQGNLERECWEEVCTYEEAREAFENNEKTNEFWKSYIKDQNENQGNVSGVSMESVYLVAPLMAGLLLIIIVLFAIWRCQVRKANNRQNAYAQSHNQANQPARNVSVVVFGYNDNPLSPFDRVRMQQSEVMTTDYSNGSSPPGGPSTHLNSDQPPTYSEAIGQADNIRINDDTQHSEDPPKYEEIITPPKHS